A genome region from Sphingomonas sp. BGYR3 includes the following:
- a CDS encoding conjugal transfer protein TraG yields MTPTKLLIGQILVVFAIVLAGLWAATQWAAAMLAYQPELGPAWFHFAGLPVYRPWALFFWWYHFDAYAPDVFDRAGTLAAASGMFGCGAAIFGSLWRARQARHVTTYGSARWATHSEIERAGLLGDAGVMLGRLGARYVRHDGPEHILAFAPTRSGKGVGLVVPTLLSWTGSAVIHDIKGENWSLTAGWRSRFSHCLLFNPTDARTARYNPLIEVRRGPNEVRDVQNIADILVDPEGALERRNHWEKTSHSLLVGAILHILYAEEEKTLARVATFLSDPQRPFVATLRRMMTTNHLGTEHAPMVHPVVASAARELLNKSENERSGVLSTAMSFLGLYRDPTVAEVTSCCDWRIADLIEGKRPVSLYLVIPPSDISRTKPLVRLVLNQIGRRLTERLDHSSDHRRHKLLVMLDEFPALGRLDFFETSLAFMAGYGIRAFLIAQSLNQIEKAYGEHNSILDNCHVRVAFATNDERTAKRISDALGTATEQRAMRNYAGHRLAPWLAHVMVSRQETARQLLTPGEVMQLSPDEELVLVSGMAPIRANKLRHFADRNFIARLAPPPVLAEGGYRDRPAVRPDDWSGIVRSPDARLGRLEGAEALAEDGGLDQQRHPGLPELSVTEGEPEADPALALAEDDDLVADQRAMDRTRGLSAVARGYALNEGSDHDLVPGI; encoded by the coding sequence GTGACGCCCACCAAATTGCTCATCGGACAGATTCTGGTCGTCTTCGCGATCGTCCTCGCAGGGCTGTGGGCCGCGACACAATGGGCGGCAGCAATGCTGGCCTACCAGCCCGAGCTTGGCCCCGCCTGGTTTCATTTCGCTGGCCTGCCGGTGTACCGACCCTGGGCGCTGTTCTTCTGGTGGTATCATTTCGATGCTTACGCACCGGACGTGTTCGACCGTGCGGGCACGCTGGCAGCGGCAAGCGGTATGTTCGGCTGCGGCGCTGCCATCTTCGGCTCGTTGTGGCGGGCGCGCCAGGCGCGGCACGTCACGACCTATGGCTCGGCGCGCTGGGCGACGCATAGCGAGATTGAACGCGCCGGGCTGCTTGGCGATGCAGGCGTCATGCTGGGCCGCCTCGGCGCCCGCTATGTGCGGCATGACGGCCCAGAACATATCCTGGCCTTTGCGCCGACCCGCTCGGGCAAGGGCGTTGGCTTGGTCGTGCCCACCTTGCTCAGCTGGACCGGCTCAGCGGTCATCCACGACATCAAAGGCGAGAACTGGTCCCTGACAGCTGGCTGGCGTTCGCGTTTTTCGCATTGCCTGCTGTTCAATCCGACCGACGCCCGGACTGCTCGCTACAATCCGCTGATCGAGGTCCGTCGCGGTCCCAATGAGGTGCGCGATGTCCAGAATATCGCCGACATCCTGGTCGATCCCGAAGGGGCGCTTGAGCGGCGTAACCATTGGGAGAAGACCAGCCATTCGCTGCTGGTCGGCGCGATCCTCCATATCCTCTATGCCGAGGAGGAGAAGACGCTCGCCCGCGTCGCGACCTTCCTTTCCGATCCTCAGCGGCCCTTCGTCGCGACGCTGCGGCGGATGATGACCACCAATCATCTCGGCACCGAGCACGCGCCGATGGTTCATCCAGTTGTCGCCTCTGCCGCCCGTGAACTCCTCAACAAGAGCGAGAATGAGCGCTCGGGCGTGCTGTCGACCGCAATGTCGTTCCTGGGGCTCTACCGCGATCCCACTGTCGCTGAGGTCACTTCTTGCTGCGATTGGCGGATTGCCGACCTTATAGAGGGTAAGCGGCCGGTGTCGCTCTATCTCGTCATCCCGCCATCGGACATTTCGCGGACCAAGCCGCTCGTTCGGCTGGTGCTCAACCAGATCGGCCGGCGCCTTACGGAACGCCTGGATCATTCCTCCGATCATCGGCGGCACAAGCTGCTCGTGATGCTCGACGAGTTTCCGGCACTGGGTCGGCTCGACTTTTTCGAGACTAGCCTCGCCTTCATGGCCGGCTATGGCATCCGCGCCTTCCTCATCGCCCAGTCGCTGAACCAGATCGAAAAGGCTTATGGCGAGCACAATTCGATCCTCGATAATTGTCATGTCCGTGTTGCCTTTGCGACCAATGACGAGCGCACTGCCAAGCGTATCTCCGACGCCCTCGGCACCGCGACCGAACAGCGCGCCATGCGCAACTATGCCGGGCACCGGCTCGCGCCCTGGCTCGCCCATGTCATGGTCAGCCGTCAGGAAACGGCCCGCCAGCTACTGACGCCGGGTGAGGTGATGCAGCTCTCGCCCGACGAGGAACTGGTCCTCGTCTCCGGCATGGCGCCGATCCGCGCCAACAAGCTCAGGCATTTTGCCGACCGCAATTTCATCGCTCGACTGGCCCCACCGCCCGTGCTCGCCGAAGGCGGCTATCGGGACCGTCCTGCCGTGCGCCCCGACGATTGGAGTGGCATTGTCCGCAGCCCGGACGCCCGGCTCGGCCGATTGGAGGGCGCCGAGGCCCTGGCGGAAGATGGCGGTCTTGACCAGCAGCGCCATCCCGGCCTGCCGGAACTGTCGGTCACGGAAGGCGAACCAGAAGCGGACCCCGCGCTGGCCCTTGCCGAGGACGATGACCTGGTCGCTGACCAGCGGGCCATGGACCGGACGCGCGGTCTCAGCGCGGTCGCGCGTGGCTATGCCCTCAATGAGGGCAGCGACCATGATCTTGTGCCGGGGATCTGA
- a CDS encoding CopG family transcriptional regulator, whose amino-acid sequence MKVRQNLYIDRELSDALEALAAGTAGNKSRLVNDALADWLSRRGTKQVDDLLKLRLDRISREIGNARRDIDVLLESLSLFVRYQLMVTAPLPDADAAAIAVGRDRFEKFVAQVGRQLAAGKRSIGHAPDLEDPA is encoded by the coding sequence ATGAAGGTCCGCCAGAACCTCTATATCGATCGTGAGCTGAGCGATGCCCTTGAAGCGCTTGCAGCGGGTACGGCCGGTAACAAGTCGCGGCTGGTCAATGATGCGCTTGCCGACTGGCTGTCGCGTCGCGGGACCAAGCAGGTCGATGATCTGCTCAAACTGAGGCTCGACCGGATCAGCCGCGAGATCGGCAATGCGCGCCGCGACATCGACGTCCTGCTCGAGAGCCTGTCGCTGTTCGTCCGCTATCAGCTGATGGTGACCGCCCCGCTGCCGGATGCCGACGCCGCCGCCATCGCGGTCGGCCGCGACCGGTTCGAGAAGTTCGTTGCCCAGGTCGGTCGCCAGCTTGCCGCCGGCAAGCGCAGCATCGGCCATGCTCCCGATTTGGAGGACCCGGCATGA
- the trbB gene encoding P-type conjugative transfer ATPase TrbB, translating to MSGASDTVSEGRRRAMLRTAMGPIIAAALADPLVLEVMVNPDGALRLDRLGEGRTDTLIRFDPAQVERIIRLVASHARTEVHGDRPIVSAELPPHGEGAGERFEGLLPPVSLGPCFSIRKPATRLYTLMDYVADGILSAEKARLLSLAVVERRNILIAGGTSSGKTTLANALLAEMADLDERVLLIEDTRELQSPAADTVALRTRPGSISMADLVRSTLRLRPDRIIVGEVRGREALDMLKAWNTGHPGGIATVHANGAAAALTRIEQLVQEAVVSVPRRLIAEAIDMVVFIAGRGTGRRIETIAEVTGLDAQGDYRLHDLTPSLTPR from the coding sequence ATGAGCGGTGCGTCCGATACCGTGTCCGAAGGCCGCCGCCGGGCGATGCTGCGTACCGCCATGGGCCCGATCATCGCGGCGGCCCTTGCCGACCCGCTGGTGCTTGAGGTGATGGTCAATCCCGATGGCGCGCTTCGCCTCGACCGGTTGGGCGAGGGTCGCACCGATACGCTCATTCGGTTCGATCCTGCCCAGGTCGAACGGATCATCCGCCTTGTTGCCTCGCATGCCCGGACCGAGGTGCATGGCGACCGGCCGATCGTGTCGGCTGAACTGCCGCCGCATGGCGAAGGGGCAGGGGAACGGTTCGAGGGCTTGTTGCCGCCAGTCTCGCTCGGTCCCTGCTTCTCGATCCGCAAGCCCGCTACACGGCTCTATACCCTGATGGACTATGTCGCTGATGGCATTCTGTCAGCGGAAAAGGCGCGCCTCTTATCGCTCGCGGTCGTTGAGCGCCGGAACATCCTGATTGCGGGCGGGACCAGCTCGGGCAAGACGACGCTCGCCAATGCGCTGCTCGCCGAGATGGCGGATCTCGACGAGCGCGTGCTGCTCATCGAGGATACGCGCGAACTCCAATCGCCCGCTGCCGACACCGTAGCGCTCCGCACTCGGCCCGGCAGCATTTCCATGGCGGACCTTGTCCGCTCGACGCTTCGCCTGCGGCCCGATCGGATCATTGTCGGCGAAGTGCGCGGCCGCGAGGCGCTCGACATGCTCAAGGCCTGGAATACCGGCCATCCGGGCGGGATCGCGACGGTGCATGCCAATGGCGCTGCGGCTGCGCTCACGCGCATCGAACAGCTGGTCCAGGAAGCCGTGGTCAGCGTGCCGCGCCGGCTCATTGCCGAGGCGATCGACATGGTCGTCTTTATCGCAGGACGCGGCACCGGCCGACGGATCGAGACGATCGCCGAGGTCACCGGCCTCGATGCGCAGGGCGACTACCGCCTCCACGACCTTACCCCCTCCCTGACCCCCCGATGA
- a CDS encoding TrbC/VirB2 family protein, producing MSDTLSARRLPRAMPLIALGMAFLAADAWASGSGMPWEEPLQQVLESVQGPVAKIVAVIIIIVTGLTLAFGETAGGFRRLIQIVFGLSIAFAASSFFLSFFSFGGGALVA from the coding sequence ATGTCCGATACGCTTTCCGCTCGCCGCTTGCCCCGGGCCATGCCCCTCATCGCGCTTGGCATGGCCTTCCTCGCCGCCGATGCATGGGCGAGCGGCTCCGGCATGCCCTGGGAGGAACCGCTCCAGCAGGTGCTGGAATCCGTCCAGGGGCCCGTCGCCAAGATTGTCGCGGTGATCATTATCATCGTCACCGGCCTGACCCTTGCCTTTGGCGAGACGGCCGGCGGGTTCCGGCGCCTCATCCAGATCGTTTTCGGGCTGTCGATCGCCTTTGCCGCCTCGTCCTTTTTCCTGTCCTTTTTCAGCTTTGGCGGCGGGGCGCTGGTCGCATGA
- a CDS encoding VirB3 family type IV secretion system protein: protein MSTLSPIEGFEVPIHSSLGQPILLGGAPRGLAIVNGTIAAALGLGLQQWLAGLAIWAIGHSLAVFAARRDPDFAPVLLRHLRQKGELSC from the coding sequence ATGAGCACCCTTAGCCCGATCGAAGGCTTTGAGGTGCCGATCCATTCCAGCCTTGGCCAGCCAATCCTTTTGGGCGGCGCGCCGCGCGGGCTGGCGATCGTCAACGGCACCATTGCTGCGGCGCTTGGGCTCGGGCTCCAGCAATGGCTGGCTGGCCTTGCGATCTGGGCAATTGGCCACAGCCTTGCCGTCTTCGCCGCCCGGCGCGATCCCGACTTCGCGCCGGTGCTGCTCCGCCACCTGCGCCAAAAAGGCGAGCTTTCATGCTAG
- the trbE gene encoding conjugal transfer protein TrbE encodes MLALHEYRRRADRLADHLPWAALIAPGVVLNKDGSFQRTLGFRGPDLESATEAELVAASARANNVLKRFGSGWALFFEAERREALGYPKSRFPDPVSSLVDEERRADFEAQGQHFESRYYLTLLWLPPADSSDAAGRFMVDRPGHDGVRDWRGDFARFIAETDRVLDLLSGFMPEVRALGDAETLTYLHGTVSGRRHAVAVPDTPIYLDALLADTPLAGGLEPRLGEQHLRTVTLLGFPSLSRPGILDALNAADFGYRWTTRFIALDKTDATQALTRIRRQWFNKRKSVTALLREVLYNQPAQLLDSDADNKVVDADLALQELGGDHVAFGYLTATITVADADPVRADEKRRAVERIVNGLGFTCVRETMNAVEAWLSSLPGHAYANVRQPLIHTLNLAHLMPLSGIWAGPDTNRHLGGPPLLHAQCTGTTPFRLSTHVGDVGHMLIVGPTGVGKSVLLGLIALQFRRYAGAQLILFDMGFSARVPVLAMGGSHHVLGGQGDETGLAFQPLRRIDDPAERAWAAEWLAGLLAHEQVVITPEVKDALWSALGSLATAPIEERTLTGLAMLLQSAPLRVALTPYTMEGPYGRLLDAADETLAFADILCFETEALMQQPGVVAPVLHYLFHRLEARFDGRPTLLIIDEAWSLLDDPIFASRIREWLKTLRKKNVAVIFATQSLADITESSIAPAIIESCPQRILLPNDRAIEPQGRQAYARFGLNDRQIDLISRATPKRHYYLQSARGNRLFELGLGPVALALCSASGPEWTRRIDALLAEHGATSFAGHFLRAAGLDWAAELLGQFPVPHAPEEN; translated from the coding sequence ATGCTAGCGCTCCATGAGTATCGCCGGCGCGCCGACCGGCTCGCCGACCATCTGCCCTGGGCGGCGCTCATTGCCCCGGGCGTGGTCCTTAACAAAGACGGCAGCTTCCAGCGCACGCTTGGCTTTCGGGGTCCCGACCTTGAAAGCGCGACCGAGGCCGAACTGGTCGCGGCATCGGCGCGCGCCAATAATGTGCTGAAGCGCTTTGGCTCGGGCTGGGCACTGTTCTTCGAGGCCGAGCGCCGCGAGGCGCTCGGCTATCCGAAAAGCCGCTTTCCCGATCCCGTCTCCTCGCTGGTCGACGAAGAACGCCGTGCCGACTTCGAGGCCCAGGGCCAGCATTTCGAGAGCCGCTATTATCTGACCCTGCTTTGGCTACCGCCCGCCGACAGCAGCGATGCCGCTGGCCGCTTCATGGTCGATCGGCCCGGCCATGATGGGGTGCGGGACTGGCGCGGCGACTTTGCCCGCTTCATCGCTGAAACCGACCGCGTCCTCGACCTGCTGTCGGGCTTCATGCCCGAAGTGCGCGCACTCGGCGATGCCGAGACGCTCACCTATCTCCACGGCACGGTGTCCGGCCGGCGGCATGCTGTCGCCGTCCCCGATACGCCCATCTATCTCGACGCCTTGCTTGCTGACACGCCGCTTGCCGGCGGCCTCGAGCCCCGGCTTGGTGAGCAGCATCTGCGCACCGTCACTTTGCTCGGCTTTCCGAGCCTAAGCCGGCCCGGCATTCTCGATGCGCTGAATGCGGCAGATTTCGGCTATCGCTGGACGACCCGCTTCATCGCGCTCGACAAGACCGATGCGACCCAGGCGCTCACCCGCATCCGCCGGCAATGGTTCAACAAGCGCAAATCCGTGACCGCGCTGCTGCGCGAGGTGCTCTATAACCAGCCCGCCCAGCTGCTCGACAGCGATGCCGACAACAAGGTCGTCGATGCCGACCTGGCGCTGCAGGAACTGGGCGGCGACCATGTCGCCTTTGGCTATCTGACGGCAACGATCACGGTGGCGGATGCCGACCCGGTCCGCGCCGATGAGAAGCGCCGCGCGGTCGAGCGGATCGTCAATGGGCTTGGCTTCACCTGCGTCCGCGAAACCATGAATGCGGTCGAAGCCTGGCTCTCGTCGCTTCCGGGCCATGCCTATGCCAATGTCCGCCAGCCGCTCATTCACACGCTCAACCTCGCCCATCTGATGCCGCTCTCGGGCATCTGGGCAGGCCCCGACACCAACCGGCATCTGGGTGGACCGCCGCTCCTTCATGCCCAATGCACAGGCACGACGCCGTTCCGCCTGTCGACCCATGTCGGCGATGTCGGCCATATGCTGATTGTCGGTCCGACAGGGGTAGGCAAGTCGGTGCTGCTCGGGCTGATCGCGCTCCAGTTTCGGCGTTATGCCGGTGCGCAGCTCATCCTGTTCGACATGGGGTTCTCTGCCCGGGTGCCCGTGCTGGCAATGGGCGGATCGCATCATGTGCTGGGTGGTCAGGGTGACGAGACCGGTCTCGCTTTCCAGCCGCTTCGGCGCATCGATGATCCGGCCGAACGCGCCTGGGCCGCCGAATGGCTGGCAGGCCTGCTTGCCCATGAGCAGGTCGTCATCACCCCCGAGGTCAAGGATGCGCTCTGGTCAGCGCTTGGCAGTCTTGCAACCGCGCCCATTGAAGAGCGGACGCTTACCGGCCTTGCCATGCTGCTTCAGTCAGCGCCGCTCCGGGTCGCGCTGACGCCTTACACCATGGAGGGTCCTTATGGCCGGCTGCTTGACGCAGCCGACGAGACGCTCGCCTTTGCCGATATCCTCTGCTTCGAAACCGAGGCGCTGATGCAGCAGCCGGGCGTGGTTGCACCTGTGCTCCACTATCTCTTCCACCGCCTCGAAGCGCGGTTTGACGGGCGCCCGACGCTGCTCATCATCGACGAGGCCTGGAGCCTGCTTGATGATCCGATCTTCGCCTCGCGCATCCGCGAATGGCTGAAGACGCTCCGCAAGAAGAATGTCGCGGTCATTTTCGCCACCCAGTCGCTTGCCGACATTACGGAAAGCAGCATTGCACCAGCGATCATCGAGAGCTGCCCGCAGCGGATCCTCCTGCCCAACGACCGGGCCATCGAGCCGCAGGGCCGGCAGGCTTATGCCCGGTTCGGCCTTAATGATCGCCAGATCGACCTGATCAGCCGGGCAACGCCCAAACGCCATTATTATCTCCAATCGGCGCGCGGCAATCGCTTGTTCGAGCTGGGCCTTGGTCCCGTCGCGCTCGCTTTGTGCAGCGCGTCTGGTCCTGAATGGACAAGGCGGATCGATGCCCTGCTCGCCGAGCACGGCGCTACCAGCTTTGCTGGCCACTTCCTGCGCGCCGCAGGCCTCGACTGGGCCGCCGAGCTGCTCGGCCAATTTCCTGTCCCCCACGCCCCAGAGGAGAACTGA
- the trbJ gene encoding P-type conjugative transfer protein TrbJ → MHRLIPISPRPHAIAAALAAASLLSLGMALTSPASAQIAVFDPSNYSQNLLTAARTLQQINNQVRSLQNEANMLLAQAKNLKTIDFPEMQAITERLQAIDRLMGQAQGLDFRMSGLDAQLRRLFPEALSEALSRDDRIRAARQRLDAAMSAYRQTMTVQAQVAENVTADATLLTGILARSQGAEGALQAAQASNQLLALSAKQQFQIQQLMAAQYRADATEAARRAQAEAEGRAATRKFLGSGSAYTPQ, encoded by the coding sequence ATGCACCGACTGATCCCCATATCGCCGCGTCCGCACGCCATTGCTGCCGCGCTTGCTGCTGCCTCCCTCCTGTCGCTGGGCATGGCGCTGACATCGCCTGCCTCGGCGCAGATCGCTGTCTTTGATCCCAGTAATTACAGCCAGAATCTGCTGACCGCCGCCCGGACGCTCCAGCAGATCAACAACCAGGTTCGTTCGCTTCAGAACGAAGCCAATATGCTTCTCGCCCAGGCGAAGAACCTGAAGACGATCGATTTTCCCGAAATGCAGGCGATCACGGAGCGTCTCCAGGCTATCGACCGGCTGATGGGTCAGGCCCAGGGCCTCGATTTCCGTATGTCAGGTCTCGACGCGCAGCTTCGCCGCCTGTTCCCTGAGGCATTGAGCGAGGCGCTGTCCCGCGATGACCGGATACGCGCCGCGCGTCAGCGGCTCGATGCCGCCATGTCGGCTTATCGCCAGACCATGACCGTCCAAGCGCAGGTGGCTGAGAATGTCACAGCCGATGCGACCCTGCTCACCGGGATCCTGGCGCGAAGCCAGGGAGCCGAAGGCGCGCTGCAGGCAGCCCAGGCAAGCAACCAGCTGCTCGCGCTCAGCGCCAAGCAGCAGTTCCAGATCCAGCAGCTGATGGCCGCCCAATATCGCGCCGATGCCACCGAGGCCGCCCGACGCGCTCAGGCTGAGGCTGAAGGGCGAGCGGCCACCAGGAAGTTTCTCGGGTCGGGCTCCGCCTACACGCCCCAATAG
- the trbL gene encoding P-type conjugative transfer protein TrbL: MQDLNVIDRFMEAFIRYIDSGFGLLGPDVAFLTTTLIGIDITLAGLFWAMGGEQDVIGRFLKKILYIGAFALILNSFATLADIIFRSFAQAGLTAGGGTLSSDDLLKPGRLAGTGFEAAWPLLEQASSMMGFVGFFDNFLTIAVLLFAWAIVILAFFILAVQMFVTIIEFKLTSLAGFILVPFALWNRTSFLAERVLGNVVSSGIKVMVLAVIVGIGSNFFAEFTASMQGREPDLGRAMSLMLGALALFGLGIFGPGIASGLVAGAPQLGAGAAVGTALGAAGVAALGGGAAVGAARLAGAGALGAVRAGTAMGSAAQTAYTLGQEASGSSSIGAGLKGVGQAVAGAARQRAGSALGLKAAAESGRASAWAALGGTGGAQPMAASSEAAAPSWAQAMRRQQDARHHRHIAIQALKEGDRGGASATPDIKEKEE; the protein is encoded by the coding sequence GTGCAGGACCTGAACGTCATCGACCGCTTCATGGAAGCCTTTATCCGCTATATCGATAGCGGGTTCGGGCTGCTTGGACCCGATGTCGCGTTCCTCACAACGACGCTCATTGGCATCGACATCACCCTTGCCGGGCTCTTCTGGGCGATGGGCGGCGAACAGGATGTGATTGGCCGCTTCCTGAAGAAAATCCTTTATATCGGCGCGTTCGCGCTGATCCTGAACAGCTTTGCGACACTTGCCGACATCATTTTCCGCTCCTTTGCGCAGGCAGGGCTGACAGCGGGCGGCGGCACGCTGTCATCGGACGATCTCCTCAAGCCCGGGCGCCTCGCCGGCACTGGCTTCGAGGCCGCCTGGCCGCTTCTTGAACAAGCATCCAGCATGATGGGTTTTGTCGGCTTTTTCGACAATTTCCTGACCATTGCCGTTCTCCTGTTCGCCTGGGCGATCGTCATCCTCGCTTTCTTCATCCTTGCCGTGCAGATGTTTGTGACGATCATCGAGTTCAAGCTGACCAGCTTGGCCGGCTTCATCCTCGTGCCGTTCGCGCTGTGGAACCGCACCAGTTTCCTTGCCGAGCGTGTGCTCGGCAATGTCGTCTCTTCCGGCATCAAGGTGATGGTGCTCGCGGTCATCGTCGGCATCGGCTCCAACTTTTTCGCCGAATTCACCGCTTCGATGCAGGGCCGGGAGCCCGATCTTGGGCGGGCCATGAGCCTCATGCTCGGCGCGCTTGCCCTGTTCGGGCTCGGCATCTTTGGTCCCGGTATCGCCTCCGGCCTTGTCGCTGGTGCCCCGCAGCTTGGCGCGGGTGCTGCGGTCGGCACCGCGCTTGGCGCTGCCGGCGTTGCAGCGCTGGGCGGCGGGGCAGCGGTCGGCGCCGCCCGGCTCGCCGGTGCCGGTGCACTCGGCGCTGTACGTGCCGGGACGGCCATGGGGTCAGCGGCACAGACGGCCTATACGCTTGGCCAGGAGGCTTCGGGCTCCTCGAGCATCGGCGCTGGCCTCAAGGGCGTCGGCCAGGCAGTCGCAGGTGCAGCGCGCCAGCGCGCCGGATCGGCGTTGGGCCTCAAGGCCGCTGCTGAATCGGGGCGGGCGTCGGCCTGGGCTGCCCTTGGCGGCACTGGCGGTGCCCAGCCCATGGCCGCATCGAGCGAGGCTGCGGCGCCCTCCTGGGCGCAGGCCATGCGGCGCCAGCAGGACGCGCGGCATCACCGCCATATCGCCATCCAGGCGCTCAAGGAGGGCGATCGCGGCGGGGCCTCGGCAACACCGGACATCAAGGAAAAGGAGGAATAG
- the trbF gene encoding conjugal transfer protein TrbF: MRFKRSVQRYGRTPEPETPYQRAGQLWDERIGSARVQARNWRLMAFGGLGLTAAMSAALVWQSLQSKVVPYVVAVDRLGEARAVSEAERDYQPSDAQVAWHLARFIEQVRSVSLDPVLMRQDWLSAYDFVTRRGAQFLGDYARTANPFGRVGERAVSVQVTSVVRASDRSFQVKWTETDYERGNRTGTSNWTGILTVMRRAPSSAETLRRNPLGLYVDAIDWSRELDPVATPPPSSTPQSAAPPVDAAGVPRGSPLDPTLGAEPAPIMLQENRP, encoded by the coding sequence ATGCGCTTCAAGCGAAGCGTCCAACGCTATGGGCGTACCCCGGAACCCGAAACCCCCTATCAGCGCGCCGGCCAGCTCTGGGATGAGCGTATCGGTTCGGCGCGGGTGCAGGCCCGCAATTGGCGGCTGATGGCCTTTGGCGGCCTGGGTCTCACCGCTGCCATGTCGGCAGCGCTTGTCTGGCAGTCGTTGCAGAGCAAGGTCGTCCCCTATGTCGTCGCGGTCGATCGCCTGGGCGAAGCAAGGGCAGTGAGCGAAGCCGAGCGCGACTATCAGCCAAGCGACGCTCAGGTCGCCTGGCACCTTGCGCGCTTTATCGAGCAGGTGCGCTCGGTTTCGCTGGATCCGGTGCTGATGCGCCAGGACTGGCTGTCCGCCTATGATTTTGTCACTCGGCGCGGTGCCCAGTTCCTTGGCGATTATGCGCGCACCGCCAATCCGTTCGGGCGAGTGGGCGAGCGGGCGGTGTCCGTCCAGGTAACGAGCGTCGTTCGCGCGTCGGACCGCTCCTTCCAGGTCAAATGGACCGAGACCGACTATGAGCGCGGCAACCGCACCGGCACGTCCAACTGGACCGGCATTTTGACCGTGATGCGCAGGGCCCCGAGCTCGGCAGAGACCCTGCGCCGCAATCCGCTCGGCCTTTATGTCGACGCCATAGACTGGAGCCGCGAGCTCGACCCCGTAGCCACGCCACCGCCATCCTCCACGCCTCAATCGGCCGCGCCGCCGGTCGACGCTGCAGGCGTGCCGCGCGGATCGCCCCTCGACCCGACCCTCGGGGCCGAGCCAGCCCCCATTATGCTTCAGGAGAACAGGCCATGA
- the trbG gene encoding P-type conjugative transfer protein TrbG, whose protein sequence is MTRPLALSALAAFIASPVAAQSNPSTPANPSRSGVAAIRAANAQATIDPRGADFINASAVYPFAAGTIYQVYTAPERVTDIALQPGETLVAVASGDTVRWVIGDTASGTGPDKQVHILVKPFSAGLSTNLVITTDRRTYHLALASTRGSAMAALSWSYPQDALLAIRRAQEAAAAAAPVATGLEVERLDFAYEISGDRPPWRPLRAFDDGRQTFIEFPPSLGQGEAPPLFLLDPNGEAQLVNYRLRGRFYVVDRLFDRAELRLGTKRQQIVRISKAGRRTS, encoded by the coding sequence ATGACCCGTCCGCTTGCCCTATCCGCCCTGGCTGCGTTCATCGCCAGCCCGGTTGCTGCGCAGTCCAATCCGTCAACGCCTGCCAACCCATCCCGGTCCGGTGTCGCGGCAATCCGCGCTGCCAACGCCCAGGCGACGATCGACCCTCGAGGCGCTGACTTCATCAACGCAAGTGCGGTCTATCCCTTTGCCGCAGGCACGATCTACCAGGTCTATACTGCCCCCGAACGCGTGACTGATATTGCGCTTCAGCCGGGCGAGACCCTGGTTGCCGTGGCAAGCGGCGATACGGTCCGCTGGGTGATCGGGGACACGGCAAGTGGCACTGGGCCTGACAAGCAGGTCCATATCCTGGTGAAGCCATTCTCCGCTGGGCTCAGCACCAATCTTGTCATCACCACGGATCGGAGAACCTATCATCTTGCGCTTGCCAGCACGCGCGGGTCGGCGATGGCGGCCTTGTCCTGGAGCTATCCGCAGGATGCCCTGCTGGCGATCCGCCGCGCGCAGGAAGCGGCGGCGGCTGCCGCGCCGGTTGCCACTGGCCTTGAGGTCGAACGGCTCGATTTCGCTTACGAGATTTCAGGCGATCGCCCGCCTTGGCGCCCGCTTCGCGCCTTTGATGACGGGCGGCAGACCTTTATCGAATTCCCGCCATCGCTTGGCCAAGGCGAGGCCCCGCCGCTATTTCTTCTCGATCCGAACGGGGAGGCACAGCTGGTCAATTACCGGCTGCGTGGCCGCTTCTATGTCGTCGACCGGTTGTTCGACAGGGCAGAGCTGCGGCTCGGCACCAAGCGCCAGCAAATTGTTCGGATCAGTAAAGCCGGGCGGAGGACGTCATGA